The sequence AGCTTGCTTAGCCACCAGAATGGCCATTTTCCTGCTGGTCAGAGGCGACTATTGGCTTGGCTGTTGCACCTCAGGTGACTGGCTAGCCGGATCTGCGATCGCGCCTGACGGGAAAGGCTGACGGCTAGGGGGCTGAACCACGGGCCGCTGGGGCACCGGTATCTGCGGCGACCCAATTTGGGGAACTGGAATGCCGGGTACAACCGTTGCTCGACCCGGCACAACGGTTCCGGTGGGAGCTGATGTTGCCCCAGTGGGAGCTGTTGTATCTGTAGGTGAGGTCGTCCCAATCGGTGCCGTTGTTTCTGCTGGAGCTGTTGCCCCAGGGGGTAAACCCGTTGCACCGGGGGTAGAGGTAGGCGCAGCTGGCGTTACGATTGTCCGCGTCGGGGCGACATTGCCTTGGGGCGCGGTAGGAGTACCCGCACCTCCCGGAGAAACACCTTGGGGCACCGTATTAGAGGCTCCACCGCTGTCGCAGAGATCGTCTAGGTTGATCACCTGCCCTGCAGAGTCAACCATGTAACAAAATCCTTGGGCCTGACTAGAGCTGGGCCACACGAGTGCGCCCACCAATAGACCAAGCCCCCCTGCAAGTTTCAACATCATCGGTCTCATCGTCTTCAGCGGCATAGGCGTACGGGTTTAGACTACCAACTTGACAAAAGGCACCGTATCGGCCATTCGGTAGAATCTAAAAGTTTAAACAGGCTGGTATGAGTTGAACCGTTGAAACAAAAACCCTCTGGCCCCATAGGGACCAGAGGTCAAAAGATGGTCTTGAGTCAAACTAAACAGCGTGAGTGCCAGGCTATTAGACTGAGCCTGCGGTAGCGGGCACGTTGCGGGCCGTCTCGTCATCAAGCTCCACTAGGCGGGCGCTGAGATCCCACAGTTTGCGAGCCTTAGCGTCGTCCTGGGCTTCATTCGAGACCTCCTGGGCGAAAGAGCGACGACCGGGCTTTTGGCGGTTGCCCCAGCTCCAGTACATGCCCGACTCTTTGAGTTCAGCGTCGGTGACCACATCGGCCACCCGCTCCCCGGCAAGCTTTTGGGTGACATAGCCGCCGGTCACATTCTTTTGGAACCAGGGGAAGATCGTCTGGAACGCCTTGAAGTGGTTGCGGAACAAAGGCGTATCAGCCACACAGCCGGGATACAGCGAGCTAAAGGTAATGCCGGTTTCATCGTGGTAGCGGCGGTGCAGCTCGCGCATGGTCAGCACGTTGCAGAGTTTGCTGTCTTTGTAGGCTTTGCCCGACTTGAATTTCTTGTTGTTGATCATCGAAATTGGGGCTTTGAACCCAGCTTCGAAGCCTTCTAAGTTGCCTAGGTCGGGCGGTGCAGGGATGGGAATCTTGCCGCCTAGCTCTTTGGGGTTGGCGGTTACAGTGCCGAGGATGATCAGGCGCTTGTCGGCAGCGGGGGATGCCTTGATATCATCGAGCAGCAGAT is a genomic window of Nodosilinea sp. E11 containing:
- a CDS encoding protochlorophyllide reductase produces the protein MEQQKTVIVTGASSGVGLNAAKALADRGWHVVMACRNIDKTKQVAQEIGMPSDRYSIIHLDLGSLASVRQFVSDFRATGRSLESLVCNAAVYYPLLKEPMYSDDGYEISVATNHLGHFLLCNLLLDDIKASPAADKRLIILGTVTANPKELGGKIPIPAPPDLGNLEGFEAGFKAPISMINNKKFKSGKAYKDSKLCNVLTMRELHRRYHDETGITFSSLYPGCVADTPLFRNHFKAFQTIFPWFQKNVTGGYVTQKLAGERVADVVTDAELKESGMYWSWGNRQKPGRRSFAQEVSNEAQDDAKARKLWDLSARLVELDDETARNVPATAGSV